A window of the Alphaproteobacteria bacterium genome harbors these coding sequences:
- a CDS encoding response regulator, protein MSTTLKHILCVDDESDILEIAKMSLEMVGNFEVHTCTSGKEALAYVENTKPDLILMDVMMPEMNGPSTLEALRKNGASSIPVVFMTAKVQSNEVAEFIKCGAIGVIPKPFDPMTLPQDVQKQWESANAG, encoded by the coding sequence ATGAGCACCACCTTAAAACATATTTTATGCGTCGATGACGAATCCGATATTCTGGAAATCGCCAAAATGTCCCTGGAAATGGTCGGCAATTTCGAAGTCCATACCTGCACTAGCGGCAAGGAAGCCCTTGCTTATGTGGAAAACACAAAGCCCGATTTAATTCTAATGGATGTCATGATGCCGGAAATGAACGGGCCAAGCACACTGGAAGCGCTTAGGAAAAACGGTGCATCGTCCATACCGGTCGTATTCATGACCGCCAAAGTGCAGTCTAATGAAGTCGCTGAATTCATAAAATGCGGCGCCATCGGCGTAATTCCAAAACCTTTTGACCCCATGACCCTGCCGCAGGATGTGCAAAAACAATGGGAGTCCGCCAATGCAGGATAA
- a CDS encoding response regulator: MLERFARSYILQCAILAIAYYSATKLSFTLIMATEQFSFIFLASSLAVAVILLAGYRLWPGILVGALLLGVTVNNSGTISVYGLSVILVLSIIAFIIAGRLQTAQRLIKEKTAEIQSRDAVFHTVMDNAVIGMASVSTEGQFLKVNKSLCSMLGYNEQELIGNNFEAISHPDDLHKNMQYIHQSMKGDITSFTMEKRLIGKNSQTVSVMLNVTLAPGGKENADHYIMQFLDIGARVEMDRLKSEFISTVSHELRTPLTSIRGALGLIAGGVLGKIPDKAAEFVRIAHKNSERLILIINDILDIEKVEAGKMAIVSRPVNVKQILLQSIEINQTYSEKYKVQFILKKAPEDTQVIADPDRLIQILTKLLSNGAKFSHPNSEVWIGAEDKGDKVVFSVRDFGDGIPDEFRPRMFEKFSRADNSDARKTDGTGLGLRITAKLIEAMKGKIDFETEIGKGTCFYFTLPKLIPESAPIAVAPTGSNLPHAILICEDDKTMSGLIKAYLERAGFTTDTAYNIAEARRKLQDKTFSAMTMDIMLPDGSGVDFVEELRKHPETHDLPVVIVSGRASESKKTMQGNRIGVVDWLDKPSEAAKLNGGLIHSLKRAVSGDIERLPHILHIEDDSDLSHILSSAMMEHAIVVNAPTLGSAKKWLEHTYFDLVVMDIELPDGSGLNFLKKLKDIAEHPVPVIILSASEVDAETQKQVSTSLVKSRVSENYIIDRIMAMVAHSHRKGALQ; encoded by the coding sequence ATGCTTGAGCGTTTTGCGCGCTCTTATATTCTGCAATGCGCGATTTTGGCAATTGCATATTATTCGGCCACCAAACTTAGTTTCACGCTAATAATGGCGACGGAACAGTTTTCGTTTATTTTTCTTGCGTCCTCTCTCGCGGTCGCCGTCATTCTGCTTGCCGGATACCGGCTATGGCCGGGCATATTGGTTGGCGCACTGCTGCTTGGGGTCACGGTCAACAATTCCGGCACAATTTCTGTATATGGATTATCGGTCATTCTCGTACTGTCTATCATTGCATTTATTATCGCCGGACGCCTGCAAACTGCACAGCGGCTGATAAAAGAAAAAACCGCCGAAATTCAATCGCGGGACGCGGTGTTTCATACTGTCATGGACAATGCCGTTATCGGCATGGCATCCGTTTCCACCGAAGGGCAGTTCCTAAAGGTCAATAAATCCCTGTGCAGCATGCTCGGTTACAACGAACAAGAACTTATCGGCAATAATTTCGAAGCCATTTCACACCCCGACGACTTACATAAAAATATGCAATACATTCATCAATCCATGAAGGGGGATATTACGTCCTTTACCATGGAAAAACGTCTTATCGGCAAAAACAGCCAAACCGTATCGGTTATGCTGAATGTAACTTTGGCGCCAGGCGGCAAAGAAAACGCCGATCATTATATTATGCAGTTTCTGGATATCGGCGCGCGGGTGGAAATGGACCGGTTAAAGAGCGAATTTATTTCTACCGTAAGCCATGAATTGCGCACGCCGCTTACTTCCATTCGCGGCGCACTGGGGCTTATCGCAGGCGGTGTTCTGGGCAAAATCCCCGACAAGGCTGCCGAGTTTGTCCGTATCGCGCATAAAAACAGCGAACGGCTGATTTTAATCATAAACGACATTCTGGACATAGAAAAAGTCGAGGCCGGGAAAATGGCGATAGTATCAAGGCCGGTCAATGTGAAGCAAATACTGCTGCAATCCATCGAAATCAATCAAACATACAGCGAGAAATACAAGGTTCAATTCATTCTGAAAAAAGCGCCGGAAGATACGCAAGTCATAGCCGACCCGGATCGATTAATCCAAATCCTAACCAAACTTTTGTCGAACGGAGCAAAATTTTCACATCCAAATTCCGAGGTTTGGATCGGCGCCGAGGATAAAGGCGATAAGGTGGTATTTTCGGTCCGCGATTTTGGCGACGGCATTCCTGACGAATTCCGGCCGCGCATGTTCGAAAAGTTTTCGCGCGCCGACAATTCCGATGCGCGTAAAACCGACGGCACTGGCCTAGGTTTGCGCATTACTGCAAAGCTGATAGAGGCCATGAAGGGGAAAATCGACTTTGAAACCGAAATTGGCAAAGGCACGTGCTTTTATTTCACCCTGCCGAAATTAATTCCTGAATCGGCGCCCATAGCCGTTGCGCCAACGGGATCCAATTTGCCTCATGCGATTTTGATTTGCGAGGACGATAAAACGATGAGCGGATTGATCAAGGCTTACCTGGAACGCGCAGGATTTACAACCGATACTGCCTACAATATTGCCGAGGCCCGCCGCAAACTGCAGGACAAAACTTTTTCCGCCATGACCATGGACATTATGCTGCCGGACGGCAGCGGCGTCGATTTTGTCGAAGAATTGCGTAAACACCCGGAAACCCACGATCTGCCGGTTGTAATCGTTTCAGGCCGCGCCAGCGAAAGCAAAAAGACGATGCAGGGCAACCGTATCGGCGTCGTCGATTGGCTGGACAAGCCGTCCGAGGCCGCCAAATTGAATGGCGGTTTAATTCATTCCTTGAAACGCGCAGTGTCCGGGGATATTGAACGCCTGCCGCATATACTGCACATCGAAGATGACAGCGACCTGAGCCATATTCTTAGCAGCGCGATGATGGAACACGCGATTGTCGTAAACGCCCCCACCCTGGGCAGCGCGAAAAAATGGCTGGAACACACTTACTTTGATTTAGTCGTAATGGACATCGAACTGCCCGATGGCTCGGGCCTGAATTTTCTGAAAAAATTGAAAGACATAGCGGAACATCCGGTTCCGGTTATTATTTTATCCGCCAGCGAAGTTGATGCCGAAACCCAAAAACAGGTTTCGACATCCTTGGTGAAATCCCGGGTTTCGGAAAATTACATTATCGACCGCATCATGGCTATGGTCGCGCACTCTCATAGAAAAGGAGCCTTACAATGA
- a CDS encoding response regulator has translation MANEDLQQKLQAKMRVLTNRYLNDLTKRIDDIENLTEQIDRNGIDNDSRQALRYPAHYAAGTGGSYGFPVISQSGRTLEDAILSPDRFDTKDIVRLSQDLIRISREIIARHHAENPETAVIPPQAEPAQPQPVKQSSSLPLVLIVDDDELIHQACKELLSADARLIFGKNTDEALDAMREHKPDLVLLDDMMPGGITGLSFLEGLQDNQELSKIPIIMITASSRPKDVMRGLVAGAADYIAKPIDYSLLGEKIRQRLNRLNTKILVVDDDETVRDLLDHKFSFSGCKMLQAENGNEAWDLIHKNKPDLILLDRMMPGIDGIALLGMMKQNPELKNIPVIFLTARDSNADVLEGFGIGAVDYIPKPFNPDEVVARCMRIIQATERKAS, from the coding sequence ATGGCAAACGAAGACCTACAACAAAAGCTGCAGGCTAAGATGCGTGTCCTGACCAATCGTTATCTGAACGATTTAACTAAACGCATTGATGATATCGAAAATTTAACCGAACAGATTGATCGGAATGGCATTGATAATGACAGCCGTCAGGCTTTGCGATATCCAGCCCACTATGCGGCCGGTACCGGTGGGTCTTATGGTTTTCCGGTCATCAGCCAGAGTGGGCGCACGCTGGAAGATGCGATTCTGTCGCCGGATCGATTCGACACAAAGGATATTGTCCGGCTATCTCAGGATTTGATTCGCATTTCACGCGAGATTATTGCTAGGCATCATGCGGAAAATCCGGAAACGGCCGTTATTCCGCCGCAAGCGGAACCAGCACAGCCACAGCCGGTCAAGCAATCTTCATCCTTGCCGCTGGTGTTGATTGTGGATGACGATGAACTGATTCATCAGGCTTGCAAGGAATTATTATCCGCCGATGCGCGCCTGATATTCGGTAAAAACACGGACGAGGCATTGGATGCAATGCGCGAACATAAGCCCGATTTGGTGTTGCTGGACGATATGATGCCCGGTGGGATTACTGGATTGAGTTTTTTAGAGGGACTGCAGGATAATCAGGAATTATCAAAGATTCCCATAATTATGATTACAGCCAGCAGCAGGCCAAAAGACGTGATGCGGGGTCTTGTGGCTGGCGCGGCGGATTATATTGCAAAGCCAATAGACTATTCGTTGCTAGGCGAAAAAATAAGGCAGCGTTTAAACCGGCTGAATACTAAAATCCTGGTGGTTGATGACGATGAAACCGTGCGCGACCTGCTGGATCATAAATTTTCTTTCTCCGGTTGCAAGATGCTGCAGGCGGAAAATGGCAATGAAGCCTGGGATTTGATTCATAAAAATAAACCAGATCTGATTTTATTGGACCGGATGATGCCGGGAATAGACGGCATAGCGTTGTTGGGCATGATGAAACAGAACCCGGAATTGAAAAATATTCCGGTCATTTTTCTGACCGCGCGCGATTCCAACGCAGACGTTTTAGAAGGATTTGGCATAGGCGCGGTGGATTACATTCCAAAACCTTTCAATCCCGACGAAGTTGTGGCGCGCTGCATGCGCATTATTCAGGCGACGGAAAGAAAAGCATCATGA
- the yaiO gene encoding YaiO family outer membrane beta-barrel protein, with the protein MKFIIMIYIALFWFASMAQADDYDPVWQTDAGFEFSDFSRRNQPNWNQEFTQVTRFFDSKKMAMHGKIIRYDQFSNIDSEYEAGVDRSFFPWLNAYLYGSMAPDADFRPEWRLMGGGSLRLNDPAWNLVPVWLTLDSRYEDYSDTEVMNINPGLRIEPADRWSIAGRMISVKQRNEERVYGFDLRLDGAVADDWRFYTGYANAPETVAGVTVDTTTYFAGAAIDITQAHTLRLGYTHDDRENSYIRQVLNVSLTYRF; encoded by the coding sequence ATGAAATTTATAATCATGATCTATATCGCGCTGTTTTGGTTTGCAAGCATGGCGCAAGCGGATGATTACGACCCAGTTTGGCAAACGGATGCTGGTTTTGAATTCAGCGATTTTTCGCGCCGCAATCAGCCTAACTGGAATCAGGAGTTTACCCAGGTGACTAGATTTTTCGATTCCAAAAAAATGGCGATGCATGGGAAAATCATCCGTTACGACCAGTTTTCAAATATTGATAGCGAATATGAGGCAGGCGTTGATAGGTCCTTTTTTCCATGGTTAAACGCCTATCTATACGGATCGATGGCGCCGGACGCGGATTTCAGGCCGGAATGGCGATTGATGGGCGGCGGCAGCTTACGCCTGAACGACCCGGCATGGAATTTGGTGCCGGTTTGGCTGACGCTGGATTCAAGGTACGAGGATTACAGCGATACGGAAGTGATGAATATTAATCCGGGTTTACGCATAGAACCGGCCGACCGTTGGTCGATAGCCGGCCGCATGATCAGCGTGAAACAGCGAAATGAAGAGCGCGTCTATGGTTTCGATTTGCGGCTGGATGGCGCCGTTGCGGATGATTGGAGATTTTATACGGGCTATGCCAACGCACCGGAAACGGTTGCTGGCGTAACCGTTGATACGACAACATATTTTGCAGGCGCGGCTATTGATATAACTCAGGCCCACACGCTAAGGCTTGGCTATACGCACGACGACCGCGAAAATTCCTATATACGGCAGGTATTGAATGTCAGCCTTACCTATCGCTTCTAA
- a CDS encoding HEAT repeat domain-containing protein has protein sequence MSALPIASKLIWVWAGVCGLIVVASCVLVLLLWRRIAEDKKRKFIIDHKSRWKKYIYAAIYSPISLNEDSLPELEDLDRQIILDLALDIMRGMEGQDNRRVVEMLSLWGMQAFIYKTARTTSKGRRIRALTLLGYFSDDVSIAVLLEALQDRDVYVRLAGLRALAVRKSVQYLQQILQSLTLNGTVNIPLLADTLRRFGEPVVVPLLNIIRDKGLNADVRAACIKALGSIKPLEAVNDLIALLAEENAEIVFQSLDSIGRIGDARAIYGVLALTKRPQPEIRAKASQVLGLLQQSEAIPSLSDSLTDENWSVRFQAAQALYKIGAKGVAILRAHAGNQDRAGIMAAQMLAEMEG, from the coding sequence ATGTCAGCCTTACCTATCGCTTCTAAATTAATCTGGGTTTGGGCCGGCGTGTGCGGTTTGATAGTCGTGGCGTCTTGCGTATTGGTCCTGTTGTTATGGCGACGCATAGCCGAGGATAAAAAGCGGAAGTTTATAATTGATCATAAGTCGCGATGGAAAAAATATATATACGCTGCAATCTATTCGCCGATTTCTTTGAATGAAGACAGTCTGCCGGAATTGGAAGATTTAGACCGGCAAATTATTTTGGATCTTGCATTGGATATTATGCGTGGGATGGAGGGCCAGGATAATCGCCGGGTCGTTGAGATGCTTAGTTTGTGGGGGATGCAGGCCTTTATTTATAAAACGGCACGTACAACATCCAAGGGACGCCGGATACGAGCTCTGACCTTGCTGGGATATTTTTCCGATGATGTATCCATTGCCGTGCTGCTGGAAGCTTTGCAGGACCGGGATGTTTATGTGCGCCTGGCCGGGCTGCGGGCGTTGGCGGTGCGCAAGTCGGTACAGTATTTACAGCAAATTTTACAAAGCCTGACATTGAATGGAACGGTCAATATTCCGCTGCTTGCGGATACGTTGCGCCGGTTCGGGGAACCGGTTGTGGTGCCGTTATTGAATATTATAAGGGATAAGGGCCTGAACGCGGATGTTCGGGCCGCCTGCATTAAGGCGCTGGGATCGATTAAACCGTTAGAGGCGGTTAACGATTTAATCGCCCTGTTGGCAGAAGAGAATGCTGAAATTGTGTTTCAGTCTTTGGATTCCATTGGCAGAATAGGGGATGCGCGGGCCATTTACGGAGTTCTGGCACTAACAAAGCGACCGCAACCGGAAATACGCGCCAAAGCCAGTCAGGTCCTGGGATTGTTACAGCAATCCGAGGCTATTCCCAGTTTATCGGACAGCCTGACCGACGAAAATTGGAGCGTGCGTTTTCAGGCGGCGCAGGCATTGTATAAAATCGGCGCAAAAGGCGTTGCAATTCTGCGCGCGCATGCAGGCAATCAGGATCGTGCCGGTATTATGGCGGCGCAAATGCTGGCGGAAATGGAGGGGTGA
- a CDS encoding glycosyltransferase family 2 protein gives MFLPPEYQFYFEIMAWCILAIGLTQDLIYLLELPAAWLEFRKHSHAEDTESAWQFLLSDTAPPISLIIPAYNEQATIVESVRSGLALKYPDLEIVVVNDGSKDETLQTLINAFQLKPVTRAHNLTIPHAPIHGVYGSKLYPRLLVIDKENGGGKANASNAGINFARNPLFCVIDADSLLEGEALLRAVRPFLEEPKQMIAVGGTIRILNGCLIRAGQIKEVRLPTHFLPLVQNMEYIRAFLMARLAWSYWGMLGIISGAFGIFRRDIALEAGGYSINCIGEDYELVIKMHRAMREKQIPYAMRYVPEPVCWTEGPETLETLGNQRKRWQRGALQVFFKHRRMLLNPRYGKIGMLALVHSLIVDVIGPFAEFLGYIIIPILWAMGVLNMEFMLAYIAVFFGFGIFISICTLSLEEMQLMRVPRTRDLLRLAGVAVIENFGYRQLNNIWRVIGWLDFLRGKKGWGQMTRKGFGAA, from the coding sequence ATGTTTCTGCCGCCGGAATATCAATTTTATTTCGAAATTATGGCCTGGTGCATTCTGGCAATCGGGCTGACACAGGATTTAATTTATTTACTGGAACTGCCGGCAGCCTGGCTTGAATTCAGAAAACATTCTCATGCCGAAGATACGGAATCCGCCTGGCAATTCTTATTATCCGATACCGCGCCGCCGATCAGTCTAATTATTCCGGCCTATAATGAACAAGCCACAATTGTGGAAAGCGTTCGATCGGGCTTGGCGTTGAAATATCCGGATTTGGAAATTGTGGTGGTGAATGACGGGTCCAAAGATGAAACATTGCAAACTTTAATTAATGCCTTTCAGTTGAAACCGGTTACCAGAGCCCACAATCTAACAATTCCTCATGCGCCAATACATGGCGTATATGGATCGAAATTATATCCAAGACTGTTGGTGATAGATAAGGAAAATGGCGGCGGCAAGGCCAATGCCAGCAATGCCGGCATTAATTTCGCGCGGAATCCGTTATTCTGCGTGATTGATGCGGATTCTTTATTGGAAGGCGAGGCATTATTGCGCGCTGTGCGCCCATTCTTGGAAGAACCAAAGCAAATGATTGCCGTAGGCGGTACTATCCGCATTTTAAATGGCTGTTTAATCCGTGCAGGACAGATTAAGGAAGTGCGGCTGCCCACGCATTTCCTGCCTTTGGTGCAGAATATGGAATATATACGGGCATTCCTAATGGCTCGTCTGGCATGGAGTTATTGGGGAATGCTCGGCATCATTTCGGGCGCTTTTGGAATTTTCCGCCGGGACATCGCGCTGGAAGCGGGCGGATATTCCATCAATTGCATTGGCGAGGATTACGAACTGGTTATTAAAATGCATCGGGCCATGCGCGAAAAACAAATTCCCTATGCGATGCGATATGTGCCCGAGCCCGTATGCTGGACCGAAGGGCCGGAAACCCTGGAAACGCTGGGCAATCAGCGTAAACGCTGGCAGCGCGGCGCGTTGCAGGTTTTTTTTAAGCATCGGCGGATGTTGTTAAATCCCAGATACGGCAAAATCGGCATGCTGGCCTTGGTTCATAGTCTGATTGTGGATGTGATTGGGCCCTTTGCCGAATTTTTGGGATATATCATTATTCCTATCTTATGGGCGATGGGAGTTTTGAATATGGAATTTATGCTGGCCTATATCGCCGTATTTTTCGGATTTGGAATTTTTATCAGTATTTGCACTTTGTCGCTGGAAGAAATGCAGTTAATGCGGGTGCCCCGGACACGCGATCTTCTAAGATTGGCCGGCGTGGCCGTGATAGAAAATTTCGGGTACCGGCAATTGAACAATATCTGGCGGGTTATAGGCTGGCTGGATTTCCTGCGCGGTAAGAAAGGTTGGGGCCAGATGACCCGGAAAGGGTTTGGGGCGGCGTAA
- a CDS encoding NAD-dependent epimerase/dehydratase family protein, which translates to MGKVLVTGGAGFIGSHLVDALLDAGEQVLVVDDLSTGDRTNLRREAEFIQGDIADPKLIKFLAKDIDRCFHLAAIASVERANREWLQTHRINAGGIVNLFQAIAAGERTIPVVYASSAAVYGNNSGDCNSEDDIPHPISAYGADKLACELHGEVAARIHKIPNAGLRFFNVFGQRQNSSSPYSGVISAFGHRIAAGYPITIFGDGYQSRDFVFVKDAVKALIMASCALQTGKITSGVFNVCTGQGVRIKDLPEMIGDIVRRRPQIEYAPARAGDIQQSLGSPQKARLQLNYAAEFSAKQGLELMFNSM; encoded by the coding sequence ATGGGAAAAGTACTGGTCACAGGCGGTGCGGGTTTCATTGGCAGTCATTTGGTCGATGCGCTGTTGGATGCGGGGGAACAAGTGCTGGTAGTGGATGATCTTTCTACCGGAGACCGGACAAATTTACGGCGAGAAGCGGAGTTTATTCAAGGGGACATTGCCGACCCCAAGTTAATCAAGTTTCTGGCGAAAGATATTGACCGTTGTTTTCATTTGGCGGCGATCGCGTCTGTCGAGCGGGCGAACCGCGAGTGGCTGCAGACGCATCGCATCAATGCAGGCGGTATTGTCAATCTTTTCCAGGCAATCGCCGCCGGGGAACGGACTATTCCCGTGGTTTATGCTTCCTCGGCGGCGGTTTATGGCAATAATAGCGGTGACTGTAACAGCGAAGATGATATCCCGCATCCGATAAGCGCCTATGGCGCGGACAAGCTGGCGTGCGAGCTGCATGGGGAAGTCGCGGCCAGGATACATAAAATTCCTAATGCCGGTCTGCGATTCTTTAATGTGTTTGGCCAGCGGCAAAATTCGTCTTCGCCGTATTCCGGAGTAATTTCGGCATTCGGCCACAGAATCGCCGCCGGTTATCCCATTACTATATTCGGCGATGGATACCAAAGCAGGGATTTTGTTTTTGTAAAAGATGCCGTAAAGGCCCTTATAATGGCAAGCTGCGCGTTGCAAACAGGCAAGATCACATCCGGAGTTTTTAATGTATGCACGGGACAGGGTGTAAGAATAAAAGATTTGCCGGAGATGATAGGGGACATTGTTCGCCGCAGACCGCAAATCGAATACGCGCCTGCCCGGGCAGGCGACATACAACAGTCTTTAGGCAGCCCACAAAAGGCAAGATTACAGTTAAATTATGCCGCCGAATTTTCAGCCAAACAGGGTTTGGAATTAATGTTCAATTCCATGTAA
- a CDS encoding response regulator, producing MRSLKKILCIDDEDDMRAVIRFSLENVGNYVVTTCDGGMRALAEIEEINPDMILLDVLMPEMDGFETLKKIREIPRMREVPVLFLTAKIKPDEVEYYHTLGVSGVIPKPLDPMVLPRIIESEWRAYHEQE from the coding sequence CTGCGATCATTAAAAAAAATTCTGTGCATAGATGATGAAGACGATATGCGCGCCGTTATTCGTTTTTCACTGGAAAATGTGGGCAATTATGTTGTTACAACCTGTGACGGTGGTATGCGCGCGCTGGCGGAAATAGAAGAAATAAATCCCGACATGATATTATTGGATGTATTGATGCCGGAGATGGATGGATTTGAAACCCTAAAAAAAATCCGGGAAATTCCACGCATGCGGGAAGTGCCGGTTTTGTTTCTTACCGCCAAAATAAAGCCCGATGAAGTTGAATACTATCATACGCTGGGGGTAAGCGGAGTGATTCCAAAACCATTGGATCCAATGGTTTTACCGCGTATTATTGAATCGGAATGGAGAGCATACCATGAACAAGAATGA